GTGGATTATAAAAAACCAATATATTTTTCTGAAAGTATAAATTTAAAATTGTACTTGTTAGAACTTTCCTCAGCATCATTTCAATTGCAAACCCAGTTTTTAGTAAATAATATTATTAAAGCTCTAGTATTAACAAAACTTGTAACAATTATTGATAACAAAATTATTAAAATACCTGAAAATTTTATAAATAAATTAAATGGTATAAAGTAAATTGAATTGCATTTAATAAATATTAATTAACATAGGAACCATT
This is a stretch of genomic DNA from Pigmentibacter ruber. It encodes these proteins:
- a CDS encoding acyl-CoA thioesterase; amino-acid sequence: MQESILLFDQAIEPRWCDFDMYNHLTSSKYIDLSIEARYTYFRNEIHKTPELQLITKSVQVDYKKPIYFSESINLKLYLLELSSASFQLQTQFLVNNIIKALVLTKLVTIIDNKIIKIPENFINKLNGIK